The following proteins come from a genomic window of Citrobacter europaeus:
- the clpS gene encoding ATP-dependent Clp protease adapter ClpS encodes MGKTNDWLDFDLLAEDKLRDALKPPSMYKVILVNDDYTPMEFVIDVLQKFFSYDVERATQLMLAVHYQGKAICGVFTAEVAETKVAMVNKYARENEHPLLCTLEKA; translated from the coding sequence ATGGGTAAGACGAACGACTGGCTGGATTTCGATCTGCTGGCGGAAGATAAATTGCGCGACGCGCTAAAACCGCCATCTATGTATAAAGTGATATTAGTCAATGATGATTACACTCCGATGGAGTTTGTTATTGACGTGTTACAAAAATTCTTTTCTTATGATGTAGAACGTGCAACGCAACTGATGCTTGCAGTTCACTATCAAGGTAAAGCGATCTGCGGCGTATTCACTGCCGAAGTAGCTGAAACCAAAGTGGCGATGGTGAACAAGTATGCGAGGGAGAACGAGCATCCGTTGCTGTGTACGCTAGAAAAAGCCTGA
- the cspD gene encoding cold shock-like protein CspD — translation METGTVKWFNNAKGFGFICPEGGGEDIFAHYSTIQMDGYRTLKAGQSVQFDVHQGPKGNHASVIVPVIEAEAVA, via the coding sequence ATGGAAACGGGTACTGTTAAGTGGTTCAACAACGCCAAAGGGTTTGGTTTCATCTGCCCCGAAGGCGGCGGCGAAGATATTTTCGCCCATTACTCCACCATTCAGATGGATGGTTACAGAACGCTAAAAGCCGGACAGTCTGTCCAGTTTGATGTCCACCAGGGGCCAAAAGGCAATCATGCCAGTGTCATCGTGCCTGTCATTGAAGCAGAAGCAGTCGCATAA